In Panthera tigris isolate Pti1 chromosome B1, P.tigris_Pti1_mat1.1, whole genome shotgun sequence, the sequence accccaTGCAGGACACAAGCTtactgatgtgggactcgaactcacaaaccattagattgtgacctgagctgaagtcatatgcttaacaaatgagccacccaggtgcccaggagtAGAATAATCTTGTAGATAGTCCTATCAAAGTATACTTGCTTACCAGTAGcaacttaaaaataactatataattttctattatcAGGGAACAGCAGGATTTTGCCCCAGTGTTGCTATTCATTGCTATTCCTCCCATGTGGTTGCTATCCTAACTACTAGAAGATGCTGGAAAATGACTTAAAGAAGGGAAATCATAAGAGGtgtgcattttaatttatttctttcaagatGAATTTCTAAACTTTCTGGAGAGGGCTTTATCAGGCACCTTCCATGACAAAGCACTGGGCTATTGGGTTATCTTTGCAAACTAATATGCACTGAGAAGGAAAAGCTTGGAGCAGGATGGCCACTCTATTTACTACTGTTTGCATCTTTGACTTTATTCTGTTCAATAGAACAGTGTATTTTCCCAAGCTCTTCTAATTTTGACCTCTGGTATTCCAAAACTTGAGTTAGCAAAATTGGCTTCTCTTTTATATTGTTGGCCTTATTCCTTTGGCTAAATATCCCTGCTCTAGGTTCGGCTCTATGTTTCTGATTCAAGCCTAGTAACTTAACTTTCATTCCTGACCATGAACTTGATTGtgatttttgtcatttgaaatgCCACTCCATCACCTCAATGTTTGGTAATGCAAGCATAAATGTTCTGCATCATAGTCACTACCTGAACTGCTTCATAACCCAAGATGACTTAAGGGAGCAAAATAAACATAACAGAAATAATATCAAGgctttggaaaagaaagattaaacCCTAAAAGAAACCGCAGAtccaagaaaaatacaaaggaaaatattgtgagaattagtTTACATGTAAatgccaaaagagaaaaatggaatcatagaatatggGTTAATAAAAAAAAGGCTGAATATACAAGTTTTCCCCTATTTTAAACTAAGAACAGAATTCTTCAGTAGTATTAGGTAAACTTACTCCGTAGTAGTTAATAGATGTCCTGCCTGAATGGAGAGggtggaaaaaaaatccctctcaattaaaaatacttcagCATCAATTGATCCTAATTCGGTAAATAGCATGTAAATTAAactaaaatcaaacacaaaccAGCTGAAACTGGATGTTTGGACAATGCTCTAAAATCAGCTTCATACAGGTAAATCCAATTTTATACTTGTTTTGTTGAGTTTGAAAGCAGGTACTCATCTTCTCtatcactttgttttattttctttgtaccattattattttatttatatatgtatgtatatatatatgtgtgtatatgtatacatacatatatatgtgtgtatatatacacacatatatatgtatgtgtgtgtgtgtgtgtgtgtgtgtatatatatatatatatatatatatatatatatatgtataatttgttTACTTGTTCATTTCCATCTTCCCCTAGTAGAATATTAACTCCATGAGGTCCGGgactttatctgttttgttcatcacTCTATCTCCAGTGCTTATAGCAGTGCCTGATATATACAGTAGGCTTTCAGTAAGtttctcaaatgaataaatgaatgatgtggCATTTTGATTCcattcttacaaaattaaaaacaaagttatctGAGAGGACCAAGAAGCCacaaataccaacagtatttcaTCATATGTATCAAATGACTGGTCTAATGACTGGCATTGTTAATAAAGGGGAGGGTCAGGAGCAAGAGAATTTAGAAATCTAAATTAGAAATCTAGAAATCTAGTCtaatgactagaaaaaaaaagttgatgttTTCTCCCCACTGAGCTCTGTGGATAGTATGCACAcatatgacatttaaaatgttaatcaaCATCTAAAGTTACTTTGGTTTCTAATCTTACCTTTAAGAAAATGCCAATCAATACCACCTAACTTACTGGTGGAGCACTGGCCTCCAAATAGATTTTCATTAGaaatcttttctcatttgtcaCTAGAGATACCTGAAGTCTTGATGATACAGGAGAACGAAATCTGGTATCTGATTCCTTTTTAGGGGGAAGGGTGAAACACTTCCAAACAAGAAAAATGCAGCTCTTGAAAGCCAAGTGGAAAGCTGAGGAGAGCTATAGCTTCCCATGTTCACTCTAATATTATTTTCACcgtgttcttttttcctccacagagagaaaaatacacacacacacacacacacacacacacacacacactcatactaggaaagaaaattttccatttatattctcCCACAACACTGAATAGCTACCTTCTGTAATCTTATAAGGAACAGAGAAGCACAgacataatgataaaatatttttgatttaatAATACTCAACATAATGTAATTAGTATCTTAAGTAGctatttaattctaaaatatagCTGGCaagattttttagtgttttaatacTGGAACTTCTAATATTTGAAGGGAATCACAGGAGCAATTTGAAATTAATCATAATAACGACTGCTAAATTTTAGCAACTCAAAATTAAAAGTCCTAATAATTACGAACACTTAATGAGAGCTCACCATGTGCCCAACACTGCTCCCACTTCACACAAATTGTCACTTATTCCTCATACTGATCCTACTAGATAGGTAGTATTATctctatttcacagataagaagaTGCAGACAGATATTAATTACTCGCCCAGGAGCATAATGATAGTAAGAAATGGAATAGGAATGCAAGCCTAGGCAATTTCATAGACTGAAACTTACAGTAACATATACACTCTCGATAACCCTTACCAAAAAATGATGGATACAGGGCAAGAGCACGATATCTGCCAGAGTGAAGTACAGGCCTTCTGCAAACACATGCTCCAGAGGCGGAAGGTCAGACACTTTTGCTTTTCTGATGTGAGAAGGCTCCCTGTTGGTAGTAGCTGGTTCTTCGTACACTGCGAGCTTTGAGAATGCCACTTGCAGTTCCAGGCTCTTGGATGAAGAGTCCAACTCTTCAGATGTTTCTTGTCTAAGGACCTTGCTCTTAGCATGGGCAGGCCCAACCCCAGCAGCCTTCTGTTGCTTCAGCTTCTGGCGACGGAGTTTGTCATCATTATGCACTCTAACGGGCTCACTgagctttctctccagctgcagTATTTCTGCAGGGATAGTTGGGTGCTGGTCAGAAGACTCTTTGAGAAAATTCTCAATAGCTAAAGGGATGGTGAGTTCGCATAGCCTGGTCCACTGACTAacctgcaaaataaaacaaaacaagagattAAAGGATTCTTTACTGTCAACATAGCTTGAAGAAAACTTTCTGTTGGGAAATAAGACTGGTTTTGACAATGTAAGCCTTGAGCTAAGCCATCCCTGGGCTAGGCTTTTATGCTAGTACAGTGCTTCAAAAGTGACAACACTAAACAATGGTCATGCATTCCTATACCTGGGAATACATGCTCACCTTGAGCATCCTCTTACTGAATAAATCCTTCCTTCTCAAAGCCTTCAAAGTCCATCCATCCCTAAAAAGTACAATTTTCAAAGCAGTGGTACTAGAGCTCCTGTTCATGTgtaaagtttcatttaaaaattctcaatatatataaaaaaaaaaagagaggttagagtgggaaagagctgaagcataagagactcttaaaaactgaaaacaaactgagggctgatggggggtgggagggagaggagggtgggtgatgggtattgaagagggcatcttttgggatgagcactgggtgttgtacggaaaccaatttgacaataaatttcatatatttaaaaaaataaataaaaattaaaaaataaaacaaaaaataaaaattctcaatgtaattaaaacaaaagatttttttaaaaagtcattctctAGAAATAATGTCTCCAAACCTCACaatttaaatcttaaattctTACTTCTCATCATTGCATTGAAATATTGGCATACATGAAGGGCTACTTTATTTCCTTGCTTACTataggttttttaaataaatgcaattttagCCTCCTACAGATAGTTAAAATAAATGCTCGACTGAATGTGTTATCGTTTTATGGCTTTAAATAACAGAAAGGGGATTATACTTACTTCAGCACAGGCTTTCAAGCAAGTCTTCTTGAAACCCAGAAGttccaaaatttccttctttgagGGGTCAGCTTCATATGATTTCTGGATTATGTGTCTCAGTACAACAGCAAGTCCTGCTCTACAGAAATTGTCTGGTTTTTCTACTGCTGCAGGTAAACAGCAATTCTGGACTATTGCTGGAAGTTCTTGCTTTGAAACAATCTGTATTTCAACATCCTGGGGCACTACATTTTTTAGTGAAATATCTGTGCTTTCTTTTGTGAGGACTAAGCCAACTTTGAAGATTTTGCAGTCACAGtatgataacaaaaataaagttacagaTGTATGAAGAGGAAAGATACATCCTTCCATTTGGTGAGAAAAGTCCAAGTATAGATATTCTTCTGTAAGACTTTTCTTAATgcctttcattttcctctttcattggGTCACCTGAAGCATAAATAAAAGTGGTTAATAGACCTTAGAATATAGTAATTTAGAAGCTGAAATAAAAGacgaatattttaaaactttttctagaAATCAGCAAGGATTTGTGATAGGTACAATTCTACGAGAATTTGTTCCTGGACTGAATACATGGCTTCCAAAAGAAAGATTTCCACCCGGTGCAATTAACTAGTCTTAGAGGTGATTTTACACCCCTCTAAAATAAGCATACCCCAGGTGCTCTGCAGTAGAACCCTCCCAATCAAGTACTTTGGGGTCTCACTACAGGTAAGAACAAGAAATTAATAGAATAGGAAATAAGAAGTAACCAAGAATACTGGGAGCTGTCTGGAGAAGCTTTGGCCATGCTGGGCCTCCAAATAGCTGCTGTTTTATGACTCTACGATATAATAATTGGAGAGGGGGGATAGATATTCATTCCCTCACGAGAAATAAATTCTCCTAAAGTAAGTGAGTTTTGATTATGATGAGCGTGCTGAATCACAACAGAAAAAGATCTGAAGTTTCCCCATAACTCAGATGTTGACAACCAAGATATCTCAAAGTTAACATGTCCAAAATCATTCACCCCCACACCCTAAACCTGCTCCTCATGTATCCTCCCCGTCTCAGTTAATGGAGCACCATCCTTCTAGTGGTTCAGCCAAACACCTGAAATCATTCTTAATTACTCTTTTCTTTAACACCTCCATAACCAATCCATTAAAAACTTACTTTGGTTCCTCAACATATATCTCAAATCTGTTTATTTCCACACCATGTTCATTGTTTCCACTGTGATCCAAGCCACAATCACCTCTCTTCTGTATTACAGCAACTATCTTCTAACCTTGCTTTCCATCCTACCTCCCCCTCTGTTCTATTCTCAACATAGTATCCAAAGTGATCCTGTTAAAAATGGAGTAAGATCATGTCACTACTCTACTCAAACAGTCCATAGCTTCCCATCCTATTCAGAAAAAAGGCAAAGCTCCTTACAATGGCCTACAAAGATCTCCTTGATCTGATCACTCAATGCCCCAGCCAGAGTGGCTTGTTATTCCTTTAAAACCCTAGATACACTCCCGCCTTTGCAGTGGGTTCCAGTGACTGGAACACTCCCTCATCTCCTTCAAGTATTTACTTAAATGTCAACTTCTTATTGAGATGATCTCTGGCTGCTGTATTTAAATTGAAAACCCCAACCCCCATCCTCCCTGAAAAAAACCTTTCTGTGCTTTTCTCCACACTTAGCACTGTGgtagtatactatatattttgtttcccacagagagaatgttccatgagagcagaaattttgttttgtgtacTGCTCTGCCTAAAACAGAACCTGaagatagatagattagatagatagatagatagatagatagataaaatcaagaagtatttgttgaatgaatgcatggatacatacacacactggtTATTTTAAAGATGCAAACATATACAATCGAGATCAAATTATTGATGGGTGTTTTCAAGTCATACTCTTTAAGAATATTGTCAATTATGATGACTCTTTGTTTGATTTCTACATTTCCTGGGTCTAAAATTCCCGTGTTCTAATCCATaaatcacaattccaaacttaACACTAGATGGCACTCTTTAAAAGCATTCACGATGGAAAGCTGTAATAGGAAGATggtagaggaaaaattattttaaaagcctttaaaGAGTACACCTGAAACTTTCTTTTAAGTGTACTCTGAAATATTAGTGTACTCTGAAATTtaggaaatcttaaaaaatactaaatttcctttatattctaaattccttagtttttttaattgaaagcaaaacaaatatttttaagtgtcttgGTCCTCAGGTTTTTTGTTAAAGAGCTAATAATTCATTATAACAAAGCAATATAGTAAGTAAAGTGTTGTCTTGGAGAAATTTTTGATAAGGCAAGTAATcactactattttattttgtatttcttttagtaAAACATAACAGATCTGCACAATGTTTTGTTACTTCTTTAAAAGATTATCTagggaaaaattatttcatgtgaTTTAGAAGCAACAACTTTTTTACCCATGGAAACCATTTTCTCCCaagcttagctttttttttaattttaattttttttttttttgcacctgcAGTTTGCTTTA encodes:
- the GSTCD gene encoding glutathione S-transferase C-terminal domain-containing protein isoform X2 — encoded protein: MKGIKKSLTEEYLYLDFSHQMEGCIFPLHTSVTLFLLSYCDCKIFKVGLVLTKESTDISLKNVVPQDVEIQIVSKQELPAIVQNCCLPAAVEKPDNFCRAGLAVVLRHIIQKSYEADPSKKEILELLGFKKTCLKACAEVSQWTRLCELTIPLAIENFLKESSDQHPTIPAEILQLERKLSEPVRVHNDDKLRRQKLKQQKAAGVGPAHAKSKVLRQETSEELDSSSKSLELQVAFSKLAVYEEPATTNREPSHIRKAKVSDLPPLEHVFAEGLYFTLADIVLLPCIHHFLEKGIEVMFSPHPCPTWTLDWNSLPAAVSPKEGKMSSDRALRKQQQLNNLVYVVTSQAKPGDRIVDFCSGGGHVGIVLAHMLPSCQVTLIENKELSLIRAKKRSDELGLSNIWFIQANMEYFTGMFNIGVALHACGVATDMVIEHCIKTRAAFVTCPCCYGFIQNTSKFNFPKSEQFKKTLSYKEHMILCRFADQTAVQLPAQRRLIGKQCMCLVDLDRARAAEERGYSVQVISMEPESCSPKNNMIVGVPI